From one Synechocystis sp. PCC 6803 substr. PCC-P genomic stretch:
- a CDS encoding type II toxin-antitoxin system HicB family antitoxin: MTVTPKQIYNYTVLLEKELDGGYHAFCPMLKGCHSQGDTFEEAIQNITEAIELYIESLIAEHQPVPKEDLIVKPLSILV, translated from the coding sequence ATGACAGTCACTCCCAAGCAAATTTATAACTATACTGTTCTTCTAGAAAAAGAGCTTGATGGCGGTTATCACGCCTTTTGCCCAATGCTCAAAGGATGCCATTCCCAAGGAGACACCTTTGAAGAAGCCATACAAAACATTACAGAGGCTATTGAACTATACATTGAAAGCTTGATAGCCGAACATCAGCCCGTTCCTAAGGAAGATTTAATTGTCAAACCATTGAGTATTTTGGTGTGA
- a CDS encoding WcaF family extracellular polysaccharide biosynthesis acetyltransferase: MQLNQYQQGEYHPGAPLFKQLLWYSIGDFLVQTPLLPMARLKVAILRLFGAKIGTGVNIKPHVKIKFPWRLTLGNYVWLGEKCWIDNLAPVTIESHVCISQGVYLCTGNHDWSKPSFDLITSPIHIAAGSWIGASAVIGPGVRVNEKAVLTLGSVAVKDLAAMTIYSGNPCQPVKKRQLL, translated from the coding sequence ATGCAACTTAATCAATACCAGCAAGGAGAATATCACCCTGGAGCCCCGCTGTTTAAACAATTGCTATGGTATTCCATTGGGGATTTTTTAGTCCAAACGCCCCTACTGCCCATGGCCAGGCTGAAGGTAGCTATCCTGCGATTATTCGGGGCCAAAATTGGTACAGGAGTTAATATCAAACCCCACGTCAAGATCAAATTCCCTTGGCGGCTAACCCTGGGCAATTACGTTTGGCTGGGGGAAAAATGTTGGATTGATAACCTCGCCCCGGTTACCATTGAGTCCCATGTGTGTATTTCCCAGGGCGTTTACCTATGCACTGGCAACCACGATTGGAGTAAACCCAGCTTTGACCTAATCACCAGTCCGATTCACATCGCCGCTGGCAGTTGGATCGGTGCTAGCGCCGTTATTGGACCTGGAGTACGGGTGAATGAAAAGGCAGTTTTGACTTTGGGGTCTGTGGCTGTCAAAGATTTGGCGGCTATGACCATCTACTCTGGCAATCCCTGTCAGCCGGTCAAAAAACGGCAACTCCTCTGA
- a CDS encoding bestrophin family protein: MSKFLSFFSHHPSRSPRIWTDILLRWQGSVIPAIASRVLVCMAFSLGVTLVDGWGYKFSIPIQESIVPSIVLGLLLVFRTNTAYERFWEGRKAWGTMVNTIRNLSRIIWVSVAEPSPQAHQDKIKILHLLVAFAVATKLHLRSQPLNEEIWALLPESGYRKLEDLNNPPLEIAFWISNYLQREYDQNNINAYQLTAMLRLVDTMVDVLGSCERILKTPIPLAYAIHLRQLIFLYCFITPFQIVNTLHWATAFVVGIIAFTVFGIEEIGVEIENPFGHDANDLPLDQICQTMQANLEDLIQLPPWHQISHGD, translated from the coding sequence TTGAGCAAATTCTTGAGCTTTTTCAGCCACCATCCATCCCGATCGCCCCGCATATGGACGGACATACTGCTGCGTTGGCAAGGTTCCGTTATTCCGGCGATCGCCTCCCGGGTGCTAGTGTGTATGGCCTTTTCCCTGGGGGTGACCCTGGTGGATGGTTGGGGATATAAATTTTCCATTCCCATCCAGGAGAGCATTGTGCCCAGCATTGTGTTGGGATTGCTGTTAGTGTTTCGCACCAACACCGCCTATGAACGTTTTTGGGAAGGACGCAAAGCTTGGGGCACCATGGTCAACACCATTCGTAACCTCTCTCGGATCATTTGGGTTTCGGTGGCAGAACCCAGTCCCCAAGCCCACCAAGACAAAATTAAAATTCTGCATCTTCTGGTGGCCTTTGCCGTGGCCACAAAGTTACACCTGCGCTCTCAACCCCTAAATGAAGAAATTTGGGCTCTGTTGCCGGAATCCGGTTACCGGAAGCTTGAGGACCTAAATAATCCACCCTTAGAAATCGCCTTTTGGATCAGTAATTATCTGCAACGGGAATACGACCAAAACAATATTAATGCCTATCAGCTCACCGCCATGTTGCGCTTGGTAGACACCATGGTGGATGTGTTGGGCAGTTGCGAACGAATTTTAAAAACCCCCATTCCCCTGGCCTACGCCATCCATTTGCGCCAGCTAATCTTTCTCTATTGCTTCATTACCCCTTTCCAGATTGTGAATACCCTCCATTGGGCCACGGCTTTTGTGGTGGGAATTATCGCTTTCACTGTCTTCGGCATTGAAGAAATTGGAGTGGAGATTGAAAACCCCTTCGGCCACGATGCCAACGATCTGCCCTTAGACCAAATTTGCCAGACTATGCAGGCCAACCTGGAAGATTTAATCCAGTTACCCCCCTGGCACCAGATCTCCCATGGGGACTAG
- a CDS encoding DUF2283 domain-containing protein, producing the protein MKIKYFTDTDTLYIEFQSANIVETRDLDDNTLIDIDMHGNVCAITIEHAQQRTNIPNISFEQIVA; encoded by the coding sequence ATGAAGATTAAGTACTTTACTGATACAGATACCCTTTATATTGAATTTCAGTCTGCCAATATTGTCGAAACCAGGGATTTGGACGATAACACTTTAATTGACATTGACATGCACGGAAATGTCTGTGCCATAACCATTGAACACGCTCAACAAAGAACCAATATTCCTAACATCTCGTTCGAGCAGATTGTGGCATAG
- a CDS encoding membrane protein, with the protein MSMFDFDLLFNSSFAVVLKIPLTLLVLIALEAVLSADNAIALAAIAQGLPNPDQQRRALNAGLVIAYVLRVLLIISASFVLQYWQFELAGALYLLWLVGSYFLSPDEGENHHKAFEFSSFWQAIPLIAFTDLAFSLDSVTTAIAVADQLWLIIVGGTIGVIALRFLAGLFIRWLEIFTRLKDAGFITVGLVGLRLLLRVINPELVPPQLLMIVIIGLLFAWGFSERRPSELVEEIVHSGEQK; encoded by the coding sequence GTGTCCATGTTTGACTTCGATCTACTATTCAACTCGTCCTTTGCTGTTGTCCTCAAAATCCCATTGACGTTGCTAGTGTTAATTGCCCTTGAGGCAGTGCTATCGGCGGATAATGCCATTGCCCTAGCCGCCATCGCCCAGGGTTTACCCAATCCGGACCAGCAACGACGAGCTTTGAACGCAGGGTTAGTCATTGCCTATGTGCTTAGGGTTCTGTTGATTATCAGTGCTTCCTTTGTGTTGCAATATTGGCAGTTTGAGTTGGCGGGGGCATTGTACCTGCTCTGGCTGGTGGGGAGTTATTTTTTGTCTCCCGATGAAGGGGAAAATCATCATAAGGCTTTTGAGTTTAGTTCCTTTTGGCAAGCGATCCCCCTGATTGCCTTCACCGATTTAGCCTTTTCCCTCGATAGTGTCACTACGGCGATCGCCGTGGCGGATCAGTTATGGCTGATTATTGTGGGGGGCACCATTGGGGTGATTGCCCTCAGGTTTTTAGCGGGTTTATTTATTCGTTGGTTAGAGATTTTTACCCGCCTCAAAGATGCTGGTTTTATCACAGTGGGGTTAGTGGGTCTGCGCCTACTGCTCAGAGTCATTAACCCTGAGTTAGTGCCGCCACAATTGTTGATGATCGTCATAATTGGGCTACTGTTTGCTTGGGGCTTTTCGGAGCGACGTCCATCGGAGCTAGTGGAAGAAATTGTCCATAGCGGCGAACAGAAGTAA
- a CDS encoding FAD-binding oxidoreductase produces MENFDAIVVGAGITGAAIAYELQNQGQRVLLLEKHRQPINATALSYGGIIYWAGATPLQRQLGHESRYRWTHLSQELGGETEYRELELLLYLRPEDDAQALAKQFDHCLIRPQWVDRLTAIAIEPQLSPDGIGGGFVVPQGHCHGGKTVNAYLQAFLRLGGIVRITEVQGLITKQNRVQGVHTGAGNFFAHNVILAGGGQSLALLPESGINLPLYFTHAAVLQTVPTQENLRCVIMPADLQQRPNLEALAPTLDWHRPDDHCVATVVEPGAVQFFDGRLFIGQISQLVTSPRYHPDLAWAQQQLQTAIAKILPRLALLPVTAHHCLVAFSGQTLPLVGEMPNLPGLVLFTGFTHPLVYVPPLAQKLAHHLTVGREPVIDHLAPLLNPLQTEK; encoded by the coding sequence ATGGAAAATTTCGATGCCATTGTGGTCGGGGCCGGCATTACCGGAGCGGCGATCGCCTATGAATTGCAAAACCAAGGGCAACGAGTACTATTACTCGAAAAACATCGTCAGCCTATCAACGCCACGGCCCTGAGCTATGGTGGCATTATCTATTGGGCTGGGGCCACTCCTCTACAGCGGCAATTGGGCCATGAAAGTCGCTATCGTTGGACCCATTTGAGCCAGGAGTTGGGGGGAGAAACGGAATATCGAGAGTTAGAGCTATTACTCTATCTCCGTCCTGAGGATGATGCCCAGGCCCTAGCTAAGCAGTTTGACCATTGTTTAATTCGGCCTCAATGGGTGGACCGTTTAACGGCGATCGCCATTGAACCCCAACTTAGCCCGGACGGCATTGGCGGCGGATTTGTGGTGCCCCAGGGCCACTGCCACGGCGGCAAAACCGTTAACGCCTATCTCCAAGCCTTTCTCCGGCTAGGAGGCATAGTCCGCATCACCGAGGTGCAAGGATTAATTACCAAGCAAAACCGGGTGCAGGGGGTCCACACTGGGGCGGGAAACTTTTTTGCCCATAACGTTATTCTGGCGGGGGGGGGTCAAAGCCTTGCTCTGCTACCGGAGTCGGGTATTAATTTGCCCCTCTATTTCACCCATGCCGCTGTGCTGCAAACAGTCCCTACCCAAGAAAATCTCCGCTGTGTGATTATGCCGGCGGATTTACAGCAACGCCCCAATTTAGAAGCCCTAGCCCCGACTTTAGATTGGCATCGGCCCGATGACCATTGCGTCGCCACGGTTGTGGAACCCGGAGCGGTGCAGTTTTTCGATGGCAGATTATTCATCGGTCAAATTAGCCAACTGGTGACTTCCCCCCGCTATCATCCCGACCTGGCCTGGGCCCAACAGCAGCTACAAACGGCGATCGCCAAAATTTTACCCCGCCTGGCCCTACTGCCGGTCACCGCCCACCATTGTTTAGTGGCCTTTAGTGGCCAAACCCTACCCCTAGTGGGGGAAATGCCTAATCTACCGGGGTTGGTGTTGTTCACCGGCTTCACCCATCCCTTGGTCTATGTGCCGCCCCTAGCGCAAAAACTGGCCCACCACCTAACCGTCGGCCGGGAACCAGTCATTGATCATTTGGCGCCGTTGCTAAACCCCCTGCAAACGGAAAAGTAG
- a CDS encoding succinate--CoA ligase subunit beta produces MDLLEYQAKELFQQVGIPILPSQTIQNTTALKRLQIPYPMVLKSQVRAGGRGKAGGVRFVENTIDAIAAASAIFHLPIADEYPEVILAEARYDAQSELFLAIVLDYQRQCPVLMGSSEGGIDVETLLEQMQSVSLRTNFSPYLARRLAVKMGLTGPLVTAVSGIIGKMYELFVTYDLDVIEINPLGISADGEVMALDGKITVNDTAINRHPDLINWRSEQWTGHSWLPGNLAQGQIGLICNSEGLALSTWDLLNSFGITGAYLLDEGRSDITLGEQLELAFNHLSQAPNLKGIFVNLATRATDTSALAEDLRSFLPLPPNLSSEDRSLRGTGPSLPQRQRVPQRQTYTGEVLPVVIRFSQGNLDHLQQMYDNSLVHWHNDLETAIAKMLSLMPQETALAQG; encoded by the coding sequence ATGGACTTGTTAGAGTACCAGGCCAAGGAACTATTTCAGCAAGTGGGCATTCCCATTTTGCCTTCCCAGACTATCCAAAACACCACTGCCCTCAAACGGTTGCAAATTCCCTACCCCATGGTGCTCAAATCCCAGGTGCGGGCGGGGGGCCGGGGTAAGGCCGGCGGGGTTAGGTTTGTGGAAAATACCATTGATGCCATTGCCGCCGCTTCGGCCATTTTCCATTTGCCCATTGCGGATGAGTACCCAGAGGTGATTTTGGCTGAGGCCCGCTACGATGCCCAGTCGGAATTATTTTTGGCGATCGTGCTGGACTACCAACGGCAGTGCCCTGTGTTAATGGGTTCCAGCGAGGGGGGCATTGATGTGGAAACCCTGTTGGAGCAAATGCAGAGCGTTTCCCTGCGGACTAACTTTTCTCCCTATCTAGCCCGACGGCTAGCGGTGAAAATGGGTTTGACCGGGCCCCTGGTGACTGCGGTGAGCGGCATCATCGGCAAAATGTATGAATTGTTTGTCACCTATGACTTGGACGTGATTGAAATTAATCCCCTGGGTATTAGTGCTGACGGGGAGGTGATGGCCCTGGACGGCAAAATTACAGTCAACGATACGGCGATCAACCGGCATCCGGATTTGATCAATTGGCGATCGGAGCAATGGACGGGGCATAGTTGGCTGCCGGGGAACTTGGCCCAGGGACAAATTGGCCTAATTTGTAACAGTGAAGGGCTAGCCCTGAGTACGTGGGACCTGCTCAATTCCTTCGGCATCACCGGCGCCTATTTATTGGATGAAGGTCGCAGTGACATAACCCTGGGGGAACAACTGGAATTGGCCTTTAACCACCTCAGCCAGGCCCCCAATTTAAAAGGAATTTTTGTTAACCTGGCCACCAGAGCAACGGACACCTCGGCCTTGGCGGAAGATTTACGGTCTTTTTTACCCCTGCCCCCCAACCTCTCCAGTGAAGACCGCAGTTTACGGGGGACGGGCCCCAGTTTGCCCCAGCGCCAACGGGTTCCCCAACGGCAAACCTATACAGGGGAAGTGCTACCGGTGGTTATCCGATTTAGCCAGGGAAATTTAGATCATCTCCAGCAGATGTACGACAACAGCCTTGTCCATTGGCACAATGATTTGGAAACGGCGATCGCCAAGATGCTGAGTTTGATGCCCCAAGAGACGGCATTGGCCCAGGGATAA
- a CDS encoding glycosyltransferase → MRISHIIADLAPEAGGPSITVTNLTDALSHQNFTEVTLLSQCLTDSSVVAPAPNSKVNRIIVNSSHRIALSLGLPLNNLLRSRLSSYPSDIIHGHGLWHPISYWRSQTAKQYNIPLVIHPRGMLEPWALNYRKFKKRIALWLYQNRDLQRAQILFATANQEAQSLRHFGLRQPIAITPNGILFPTLESQASPPESSRHRTALFLSRIHPKKGLMNLIQAWHQVSPPDWQLLIAGPNENNHRAEVQAQIKQHQLEQTIKILDSVEGEAKANLYRQADLFILPTFSENFGVVVAEALSYGIPVITTTGTPWQDLQTYRCGWWVEPTVATIADALQQATILHPQELRTMGERGRAYVKCYDWNAIAQDTLAVYRWILNQGPKPDCVILD, encoded by the coding sequence AGGGGGGCCATCCATAACTGTTACCAATTTGACTGATGCCCTTTCCCACCAGAACTTCACCGAAGTTACTCTTTTGAGCCAATGCTTAACAGATAGCTCAGTTGTTGCTCCTGCTCCAAACTCTAAAGTTAATCGAATCATTGTAAACAGCTCTCACAGAATTGCCCTATCCCTAGGATTGCCATTAAATAACCTACTCCGCTCCCGTTTAAGCTCTTACCCGTCCGACATTATCCATGGCCATGGCCTGTGGCATCCGATTAGCTATTGGAGGAGTCAAACTGCCAAGCAATATAACATTCCCCTAGTTATCCATCCTAGAGGCATGCTCGAACCCTGGGCCCTCAACTACCGTAAATTCAAAAAACGGATTGCCCTATGGCTCTATCAAAATCGTGATCTACAACGGGCTCAAATACTGTTTGCCACAGCCAACCAGGAAGCCCAGAGTCTTCGTCATTTTGGTCTGCGTCAGCCTATAGCTATTACTCCCAACGGCATTCTTTTCCCCACGCTAGAATCTCAAGCATCTCCTCCGGAATCATCACGCCACCGAACAGCTCTATTCCTCAGTCGCATTCATCCCAAAAAGGGATTAATGAACCTAATCCAAGCCTGGCATCAAGTTTCCCCCCCAGACTGGCAACTACTCATTGCTGGCCCCAACGAAAATAATCACCGTGCTGAAGTTCAAGCCCAAATCAAACAACACCAATTAGAGCAAACGATCAAAATCCTTGACTCTGTGGAGGGAGAAGCCAAAGCCAACCTTTACCGTCAGGCTGATCTGTTTATTCTGCCCACCTTTAGTGAAAACTTTGGCGTCGTAGTTGCCGAAGCCCTTTCCTATGGCATTCCCGTCATCACCACCACTGGGACTCCCTGGCAAGATCTCCAAACTTACCGTTGTGGTTGGTGGGTAGAACCGACAGTTGCGACTATTGCCGATGCTCTCCAGCAAGCAACAATTCTACATCCCCAGGAATTACGAACTATGGGGGAAAGAGGTAGAGCATACGTCAAATGCTACGACTGGAATGCCATCGCCCAGGACACCCTTGCCGTTTACCGCTGGATTCTGAATCAGGGACCAAAACCTGACTGCGTTATCTTGGACTAG
- a CDS encoding type II toxin-antitoxin system HicA family toxin, whose protein sequence is MSNLPSVQAKDFIRVIKKLGFFLERQKGSHAIYKNTQGNRVVVPIHPGKDLKQGTLMGMIKDIGLEKEKFFDLLQK, encoded by the coding sequence GTGAGCAATCTTCCAAGCGTCCAAGCCAAAGATTTTATTCGAGTAATCAAAAAGCTCGGATTTTTTCTGGAGCGCCAGAAAGGGAGCCATGCCATTTATAAAAATACCCAGGGTAATCGAGTTGTGGTTCCCATCCATCCCGGAAAAGATTTAAAGCAGGGGACACTGATGGGCATGATTAAAGATATTGGACTTGAAAAAGAAAAATTTTTTGACTTACTACAAAAATAG
- a CDS encoding esterase-like activity of phytase family protein translates to MTKIALRLILPIVCFTLVACGVSPDAVQAESRLFLPLSLEFLDSYTLPKQAIEDLPVGGISDLTYDRQQDLFYAVTDDRRSPRFYTMHLTIVPGQEGIGIAKAEIVGMTKLRTSGGEAYGRQLLDPEGIALSPRQTLFISSEGVLSSQSPPLIAEFDPQTGQELERLPLPSRFLPQADRPQGIRDNFGFEALTIAATSTLADDPFRLFTATESVLAQDFDPENPPQEIPLRWLHYVINSVGAPVLVSENLYPLDPAPAGTLLHGLSAMVALPREGYFLTLERTFGLTGFQGKIFQTVNANATDTSRIASFQPGTNTINPMRKELLLDLEDLGIELDNLEGITLGPRLPDGSTSLIAISDDNFSGDQSTQILLFRLQGV, encoded by the coding sequence TTGACCAAAATTGCATTGAGGCTCATACTGCCAATCGTTTGCTTTACCCTGGTGGCCTGTGGGGTTTCCCCCGATGCGGTGCAAGCAGAGTCCCGCCTATTTTTACCCCTGTCCTTGGAATTTTTAGATAGCTATACCCTACCGAAACAAGCAATAGAGGATTTACCGGTTGGAGGCATTTCCGACCTTACCTATGATCGCCAACAGGATCTTTTTTATGCCGTCACCGACGATCGGCGATCGCCTCGGTTCTACACCATGCACCTCACCATAGTCCCTGGGCAAGAGGGCATCGGGATTGCCAAAGCAGAAATAGTGGGAATGACCAAGCTCAGAACCAGCGGAGGGGAAGCCTACGGTCGTCAATTGTTAGACCCAGAAGGCATTGCCCTGTCTCCCCGCCAAACCCTGTTCATCAGCAGTGAAGGGGTTTTATCGAGCCAAAGCCCGCCCTTAATTGCCGAATTTGATCCCCAAACGGGTCAGGAGTTGGAGCGATTGCCCCTGCCCAGCCGATTTTTGCCCCAAGCAGACCGACCCCAGGGCATCCGGGATAACTTCGGTTTTGAGGCTTTAACCATTGCCGCCACTAGCACCCTAGCGGACGATCCTTTTCGCCTTTTTACTGCCACGGAAAGTGTTTTAGCCCAGGACTTTGACCCGGAGAATCCCCCCCAAGAAATTCCCTTACGGTGGTTGCATTACGTAATTAACTCCGTCGGGGCACCAGTTTTAGTCAGTGAAAATCTTTACCCCCTTGATCCAGCTCCAGCGGGCACTCTGCTCCATGGCCTAAGCGCCATGGTGGCTTTACCCAGGGAAGGTTATTTTCTCACTTTAGAACGAACCTTTGGACTGACGGGATTCCAGGGCAAAATTTTCCAAACGGTCAATGCCAATGCCACCGACACCAGCCGCATAGCTAGCTTTCAGCCTGGTACCAACACCATTAACCCGATGCGCAAAGAACTACTGCTCGATCTGGAGGATTTGGGCATTGAGTTGGATAATCTAGAAGGAATCACCCTGGGGCCCCGCTTACCAGACGGTTCCACCAGTTTAATTGCCATCAGTGACGATAACTTTAGTGGGGATCAAAGCACCCAAATCCTACTTTTCCGTTTGCAGGGGGTTTAG
- a CDS encoding glycosyltransferase family 4 protein codes for MKLTILNQFYPPDYAATGQLLEELSIELSKKELDVQIFAGQPGYAFDQELAPSQEVSQGVLIRRTRTSRLWPQRLRGRAIAGILYCLRAIVKLRLGSRLGDLILVTTEPPYLMVVAYILHLLYKKPYICLIYDLYPDVAVKLGVAKEKDAIVKLWRWLNRLTWQKAEAIIVLSESMAKVIADQQPALAGKIEVVHNWADGVLIQPRAKADNWFAQRHGLDRTFTVLYSGNLGRCHDLETVMEAARLLQQEEVQFVFIGAGAKAPVCQEFVQRHQLTNCLFLPFQPKPVLPFSLTACDLSLVSILPQVEGLVVPSKFYGCLAAGTAIAAICPPHSYLREIIAEAQCGATIDNGDGAGLAQFILQLKNNPRRTATMGRRGRQYFEENFTLDTIADQYLSVITKVGDEEVAKLQANKFCNHPDSSLL; via the coding sequence ATGAAGCTAACCATTCTTAACCAATTTTATCCCCCTGACTATGCGGCCACGGGGCAACTGCTAGAAGAACTGTCCATCGAACTGTCCAAAAAAGAGCTTGATGTGCAAATTTTTGCTGGGCAACCGGGTTATGCATTTGATCAGGAACTTGCCCCATCCCAGGAAGTCTCTCAGGGAGTTTTGATCAGAAGAACTAGGACTTCCCGCCTCTGGCCCCAGAGATTACGGGGGCGGGCGATCGCCGGAATTTTGTATTGTTTACGCGCCATCGTCAAACTCAGATTAGGGAGCAGACTGGGGGATTTGATTCTTGTTACTACAGAGCCTCCCTACCTAATGGTGGTGGCCTATATCCTGCATTTGTTATACAAAAAACCCTATATCTGCCTGATTTATGATCTCTACCCCGATGTGGCAGTGAAGTTGGGGGTGGCGAAGGAAAAGGATGCCATTGTTAAATTGTGGCGTTGGCTAAATCGTTTAACTTGGCAAAAGGCAGAGGCTATTATTGTGCTCAGCGAGAGCATGGCTAAGGTGATCGCGGACCAACAACCAGCCCTAGCAGGGAAAATTGAGGTGGTCCATAACTGGGCGGATGGAGTGTTAATCCAACCAAGGGCCAAAGCTGATAACTGGTTTGCCCAACGCCATGGCTTGGACCGGACATTTACCGTACTGTATTCCGGTAATCTGGGACGGTGCCACGACCTGGAAACTGTTATGGAAGCGGCTCGCCTACTGCAGCAAGAAGAAGTCCAGTTTGTTTTTATTGGAGCTGGTGCTAAGGCCCCAGTCTGTCAAGAATTCGTACAACGCCACCAGTTAACTAATTGTTTATTTTTGCCCTTCCAACCCAAGCCGGTTTTGCCCTTTTCCCTCACCGCCTGCGACCTGAGCTTGGTTTCCATTTTGCCCCAGGTGGAAGGGCTGGTGGTCCCGAGCAAATTCTATGGCTGTTTGGCCGCAGGCACGGCGATCGCCGCCATTTGTCCCCCCCATTCCTATTTACGGGAAATTATTGCCGAAGCTCAATGTGGAGCAACCATTGATAACGGAGACGGGGCAGGATTGGCTCAATTTATCCTTCAACTTAAGAATAATCCCCGCCGAACAGCAACCATGGGGCGTCGAGGCCGCCAATATTTTGAAGAAAACTTTACCCTGGACACCATTGCGGACCAATACCTATCTGTCATTACTAAAGTGGGCGATGAAGAAGTCGCCAAGCTCCAAGCAAATAAATTCTGTAACCATCCTGACTCAAGCTTGCTTTAA
- a CDS encoding Uma2 family endonuclease: MTLTVAIPRIEIAPGSHLTIPNVSWVDFISLLKELGEKRHSRLAYYQGRLEIMAPLALHEKPNRLITDIVKAILECQERDWEDFGSTTLKQPPFAGIEPDSCFYIQNASQMREYKNLDLNQSPPPDLAIECNLSSKTVIDAYQAIGVPEVWIYSNNQLQIYLYSEQGYLESNQSQVFPDLAVMSMIPQLIQKAYQVGTRQMLGELKAQLK; the protein is encoded by the coding sequence ATGACCCTCACCGTTGCCATTCCCCGCATTGAGATCGCCCCTGGTAGTCATTTAACTATCCCCAATGTATCCTGGGTAGACTTTATCTCTTTGCTAAAAGAACTCGGAGAAAAACGTCATTCCCGACTCGCTTACTATCAAGGCCGACTGGAAATCATGGCTCCCCTGGCCCTACATGAAAAACCAAATCGTCTGATTACCGATATCGTCAAAGCTATTTTGGAATGCCAAGAGCGCGACTGGGAAGACTTTGGCTCCACCACCCTTAAACAGCCTCCCTTCGCTGGCATAGAACCAGATAGCTGTTTTTACATCCAAAATGCATCCCAGATGCGGGAATACAAAAACCTTGATCTGAATCAATCTCCCCCCCCAGATTTAGCAATTGAATGCAATTTAAGCTCCAAAACCGTCATCGATGCGTACCAAGCCATTGGCGTTCCTGAAGTGTGGATTTATAGCAACAATCAACTACAAATTTACCTTTATTCAGAACAAGGTTATTTAGAAAGCAACCAAAGTCAAGTTTTTCCAGATTTGGCCGTAATGTCAATGATTCCCCAACTAATTCAAAAAGCTTACCAAGTTGGCACAAGGCAAATGTTGGGTGAGTTGAAGGCACAGCTAAAATGA
- a CDS encoding UDP-glucose 4-epimerase, producing the protein MAQAHVLGLTYLLQGGATNIFNLGNGNGFSVREMIATAQLVTNRPIPVLQGDRRPGDPPILVGSSEKARQILGWQPQYPLAKDILTHAWAWHQQRHGDNSPCTQP; encoded by the coding sequence GTGGCCCAGGCCCACGTTCTCGGATTAACTTACCTTTTGCAGGGGGGAGCTACCAACATCTTTAACCTCGGTAATGGCAATGGCTTCTCTGTGCGGGAAATGATTGCAACAGCCCAGTTAGTCACCAATCGCCCCATTCCCGTGCTACAAGGCGATCGCCGTCCGGGAGACCCCCCGATTTTAGTGGGCAGCAGTGAAAAAGCTCGGCAAATCCTCGGTTGGCAACCCCAATATCCCCTGGCAAAAGATATTCTGACCCATGCCTGGGCTTGGCACCAACAACGCCATGGCGATAATTCCCCATGCACACAACCGTAG
- a CDS encoding Uma2 family endonuclease yields MVTLLKWTVPDYHHLIEQGLLDGKKVELLDGDLVTMAPEGPLHSYTTTTVADYLRQNLHGLALVREAHPITLSQSEPEPDIAIVLAPQERYKERHPQADDIFWLIEIANSTQAYDLNDKKQIYAQEGIPEYWVADLSKRQLFIFRAPDKEDYRLQQTHSEGIIRSQAFPEIKISVQEMFHW; encoded by the coding sequence ATGGTTACCCTGCTGAAATGGACAGTTCCAGACTATCACCACCTCATTGAACAGGGGCTATTGGACGGTAAGAAAGTGGAACTTTTAGACGGAGACCTAGTGACCATGGCTCCCGAAGGACCACTCCATAGCTACACCACCACCACCGTTGCCGACTATCTGCGCCAAAACCTGCACGGATTAGCTCTAGTGAGGGAAGCCCATCCCATTACCCTGAGTCAATCTGAACCGGAACCTGACATTGCCATTGTTCTAGCTCCCCAGGAGCGCTACAAAGAAAGGCATCCTCAGGCCGACGATATTTTTTGGTTAATTGAAATAGCTAACAGTACCCAAGCCTACGACCTCAACGACAAAAAACAAATCTACGCTCAAGAAGGCATCCCCGAATATTGGGTGGCAGACCTAAGCAAACGCCAATTATTTATTTTTCGAGCACCAGACAAAGAAGATTATCGCCTGCAACAAACCCACTCCGAAGGTATCATCCGTAGCCAAGCCTTTCCCGAAATAAAAATATCAGTACAAGAAATGTTCCATTGGTAG